In Candidatus Nanosynbacter lyticus, one genomic interval encodes:
- the gltX gene encoding glutamate--tRNA ligase — MNTRTRFAPSPTGYIHVGNVRTALYTYLVARKHQGNFILRIEDTDQARFVDGAEELILKTLNWLGLDWDEGPNLDSTEEVGNFGPYHQTDRREIYLKWAKKMIDEGLAYADPYTPEQVQAFRDQAKAEKRAFLYRDHRPENPPEWQLGMPLRFKVPEIKRYSWQDAVMGELSAGPEALDDFILIKADGLPTYNFAHIIDDFEMKITHVIRGSEYIASTPKYLSLYEALKIEPPILAHVPHIMAPTGNKKLGKRDGAKSVTEYQKEGILPEAMLNFLAQLGWNDGTEQEIFSKAELIEKFSLDRVQKSGARFDEQRLIWLNGQWIRSLDLDDLYNRCEAFWGEESNNAKESYKKQVLALAQDRLKTLQDLPKLTNYFFTEPEIDEELINDNKQLRKLAEEERQNLLRVARQELAKITDWTPESIQNCLNGLLETTCQKPGILFSLVRIVTTWAQFSPQLNDTLALIGQEKTLQRIDNYLQK; from the coding sequence ATGAATACTAGAACTCGTTTTGCGCCAAGTCCGACTGGCTATATTCACGTCGGCAATGTTCGTACTGCACTATACACCTATCTTGTCGCCCGGAAACATCAGGGTAATTTTATCCTACGCATCGAAGACACCGACCAAGCCAGATTTGTCGACGGAGCGGAGGAGTTGATTCTAAAAACTCTAAATTGGCTGGGGCTAGATTGGGATGAAGGACCAAATCTCGATAGTACAGAAGAGGTTGGCAATTTCGGACCATATCATCAAACAGACCGACGGGAAATTTACCTCAAGTGGGCTAAGAAAATGATTGATGAAGGCTTAGCTTACGCCGATCCGTACACACCAGAACAAGTTCAAGCCTTCCGCGACCAAGCCAAGGCCGAGAAGCGAGCTTTCTTATACCGCGACCATCGGCCAGAAAATCCACCAGAATGGCAGCTGGGTATGCCGCTCCGTTTTAAGGTTCCGGAGATTAAGCGATATTCTTGGCAAGACGCCGTCATGGGTGAATTGTCAGCTGGGCCAGAGGCGCTTGATGATTTTATCCTGATTAAGGCGGACGGGCTGCCGACATATAACTTTGCTCATATCATTGACGATTTTGAGATGAAAATTACCCATGTCATTCGCGGCTCAGAATATATTGCCAGTACGCCCAAATATTTATCTTTGTATGAAGCCCTGAAAATCGAGCCGCCAATTCTGGCGCACGTGCCACACATCATGGCGCCAACTGGCAATAAGAAGCTGGGCAAGCGTGATGGCGCAAAAAGTGTCACCGAGTACCAAAAAGAGGGAATTTTGCCAGAAGCGATGCTGAATTTCTTAGCGCAACTCGGCTGGAACGACGGCACTGAACAAGAGATTTTCAGCAAAGCCGAACTAATAGAAAAGTTCTCACTTGACCGCGTCCAAAAATCAGGCGCACGGTTTGACGAGCAGCGGCTCATTTGGCTAAACGGCCAATGGATTCGCTCACTCGACTTAGACGACCTTTATAATCGATGCGAAGCTTTCTGGGGTGAAGAATCAAACAACGCTAAAGAATCGTATAAAAAACAAGTTTTAGCTCTAGCGCAGGACCGTTTGAAAACATTGCAAGATTTACCAAAATTAACCAACTATTTCTTCACCGAGCCCGAGATTGACGAAGAATTGATTAACGACAATAAGCAACTCCGAAAATTAGCCGAAGAAGAACGGCAGAACCTTTTAAGAGTAGCACGTCAAGAACTCGCTAAAATCACCGACTGGACGCCAGAATCAATCCAAAATTGCCTAAACGGACTACTGGAAACGACATGCCAAAAACCCGGTATTCTCTTTAGTCTGGTTCGAATCGTGACTACCTGGGCGCAGTTTAGCCCACAACTAAACGACACGCTGGCGCTAATTGGCCAGGAAAAAACTCTGCAAAGAATTGATAATTATCTACAAAAATAG
- a CDS encoding exodeoxyribonuclease III, with protein MKLFSWNVNGIRAVINKGEFAQFINKYNPDILCLQETKAARDQVEIDLPDYHEHFYSAAKKGYSGTAIFSKIPPLNWHDGFPQNIIERFNLIGDKYGDPADEGRIIAAEFDSFWVVTCYTPNSKGDLSRLGLRHEKWDKAVLAYLQELELSKPVLYCGDMNVAHKEIDLANPKPNVGKHGFTDEEREGFQNYLDAGFIDTFRAVFPEKTGAYTWWTHWANARARNVGWRIDYWLASREIANHVTNPQIHPEQMGSDHCPVSIEVDL; from the coding sequence ATGAAACTATTCTCCTGGAACGTAAACGGTATTCGCGCAGTCATCAACAAGGGCGAATTTGCGCAATTCATCAATAAGTACAATCCGGATATTTTATGTCTACAAGAAACCAAGGCTGCACGAGACCAAGTTGAAATCGACCTTCCAGATTATCACGAGCATTTCTACTCTGCCGCTAAAAAAGGCTATTCTGGTACGGCAATTTTCTCAAAAATCCCACCGCTGAATTGGCATGATGGATTTCCGCAAAATATAATTGAAAGATTCAATTTAATTGGCGATAAATATGGCGATCCAGCTGACGAAGGGCGGATTATCGCGGCTGAGTTTGATAGTTTTTGGGTGGTTACTTGCTACACACCAAACTCCAAAGGAGACTTGAGTCGACTGGGCTTACGCCATGAAAAATGGGATAAGGCAGTATTGGCTTATCTGCAGGAATTGGAACTGTCAAAGCCGGTACTATACTGCGGAGATATGAACGTGGCGCATAAAGAAATTGACTTAGCAAATCCCAAACCTAATGTTGGCAAACACGGCTTCACCGACGAAGAGCGCGAAGGCTTTCAGAATTATTTGGACGCTGGCTTTATTGATACGTTCCGGGCAGTTTTTCCCGAAAAAACCGGTGCTTATACTTGGTGGACACATTGGGCTAATGCTAGGGCACGCAATGTCGGTTGGCGGATTGACTATTGGTTGGCATCACGTGAAATTGCAAATCACGTCACTAATCCACAAATTCACCCCGAACAAATGGGCAGCGATCACTGTCCGGTGAGTATTGAGGTGGATTTGTAA
- a CDS encoding DUF3048 domain-containing protein — MNIEKLDKSGRKKESRRKQIKEWAKKHILAIALISSAVVITGVFLIAIYSIKYEQTASTDLQIPKKKATPKKFYSPLTGIEVADENATKQPVTGVMIENSPAARPQSGLKKAGVIYEAVAEGGITRFIALYQGEKPALIGPVRSLRLYYLSWAASYQASVAHVGGSPNALAQVRNGSYRDIDQFFNGGYYWRVRDRYAPHNIYTSGERIDQLNSAKGYIKSEFTSFTRTDGKPAETPNATKIAINLSGYSYNTSYTYHKESNSYVRSMAGAPHTDREDGQIAPKVVVAIEVGVEARAQNSDGYEDAKTTGSGKAYIFQNGMVTTATWSKADINSPLKLTDESGKNIALNRGQTWIAAFTPGRGGVSWQ; from the coding sequence ATGAATATAGAAAAATTAGATAAATCTGGACGAAAAAAGGAATCCCGCCGGAAACAGATAAAAGAGTGGGCAAAAAAACACATTTTAGCAATTGCACTAATTTCCAGTGCGGTAGTTATTACTGGAGTTTTTCTAATTGCTATTTATTCCATAAAATATGAGCAGACTGCCAGTACAGATTTACAAATACCAAAGAAAAAAGCTACACCAAAAAAGTTTTACTCACCCCTAACTGGTATAGAAGTAGCTGATGAAAACGCCACAAAGCAGCCCGTTACTGGAGTGATGATAGAGAACAGCCCGGCCGCTCGGCCACAATCTGGCTTGAAAAAAGCTGGTGTGATTTACGAGGCAGTAGCAGAGGGTGGTATAACTAGATTTATAGCCCTATATCAAGGAGAAAAGCCAGCGCTAATCGGGCCCGTCAGAAGCCTGAGGCTATATTACCTCAGTTGGGCAGCATCGTATCAAGCCTCGGTCGCCCACGTTGGCGGCAGCCCTAATGCACTAGCTCAGGTCAGAAATGGTAGCTACCGCGACATCGATCAATTCTTTAATGGCGGCTATTACTGGCGAGTCCGCGACCGTTACGCGCCGCATAACATCTACACATCAGGAGAAAGAATAGACCAATTAAACAGCGCTAAGGGATACATCAAATCCGAATTCACTAGCTTCACCCGCACGGACGGAAAACCAGCCGAGACACCAAATGCCACAAAAATAGCTATAAACCTCAGCGGATACTCCTACAACACCTCATACACTTACCATAAAGAATCAAATTCTTACGTCAGGAGTATGGCTGGCGCACCACACACTGATCGTGAAGACGGGCAAATTGCCCCAAAGGTCGTAGTCGCCATAGAAGTCGGCGTCGAAGCTCGCGCTCAAAATTCCGACGGCTACGAGGACGCCAAAACCACTGGTAGCGGCAAAGCCTATATTTTCCAAAACGGCATGGTCACTACTGCAACTTGGTCAAAGGCAGACATCAATTCACCCCTGAAATTGACTGACGAATCCGGGAAGAATATTGCCTTGAATCGCGGTCAGACTTGGATCGCAGCCTTCACTCCAGGTAGGGGAGGCGTTTCATGGCAATAG
- a CDS encoding alpha/beta hydrolase translates to MNIPLVYSKFLSEISSGFMDVGDIKTAYYFHHNNSDKTILLIHGIGGDFHGMIPLAYFLKDSANILFVDLPSHGNSQLIKNTDVRNIEDWAKGLIVAFRKKNLQIDVVVTHSLGCLAARKVNCSNIWYVNPPIKASVAVKISSAILYHIRWINQYVYLNYYFSVLRGVCLMRDKQKNTINLVKWLTKNTNVTSRQYLEQAGIARDIPIKERSVNSGKDFTGMIVGRFDKITRPVRPSGLRIDKFVELETGHLSVLDSPELIAKLILSE, encoded by the coding sequence ATGAATATACCGCTGGTGTATAGTAAGTTTTTAAGTGAGATTTCTAGTGGTTTTATGGATGTTGGGGATATAAAGACTGCTTACTATTTTCATCATAATAACTCAGATAAAACCATCCTGTTGATTCATGGCATTGGCGGAGACTTTCATGGAATGATTCCTCTGGCGTACTTCTTGAAAGATAGTGCGAATATTTTATTTGTTGACCTGCCCTCGCATGGCAATAGCCAATTGATTAAAAATACAGATGTTAGAAATATTGAAGATTGGGCGAAAGGCTTGATAGTGGCTTTTAGAAAAAAGAACTTACAAATTGATGTAGTGGTTACTCATTCATTGGGTTGTTTGGCGGCTCGTAAGGTGAATTGTTCCAATATTTGGTACGTCAACCCACCGATTAAGGCTTCAGTTGCAGTGAAGATTTCTTCCGCGATCTTGTATCATATTCGTTGGATAAATCAGTATGTTTATTTAAACTATTATTTTTCAGTATTGCGTGGTGTATGTTTGATGAGAGATAAACAAAAGAATACGATAAATCTAGTAAAATGGCTGACAAAAAATACCAACGTAACCTCACGACAATACCTGGAGCAAGCAGGAATAGCTCGAGATATTCCCATAAAAGAGAGGTCGGTTAATTCCGGGAAAGATTTTACGGGAATGATCGTGGGAAGATTTGATAAAATTACCCGCCCCGTCCGACCGTCTGGGCTGAGAATTGATAAATTTGTTGAGCTTGAGACTGGTCATTTGTCGGTTTTGGACAGTCCAGAATTAATAGCGAAACTAATATTGTCAGAATAA
- a CDS encoding sensor histidine kinase: MAIDPKSKTLREYKQYYYQKVILVLLSANACVILGLATTLHLTGLSISHLNFWIIVLITAILQIISSISIVKIITAPLNKILAALSHKIGELTTDTPPRPNDKRYEKTGFKTALQAIYGDYQPEKKPTSTDNLKTPLVQGLNQTSTGVIILDKNQKIIFANSAAPISRNSNGEDFLALDFINEPTISDWLHEISNEKIKAERRWRRISTNPDIIQNSRIFDVVASFEKGTVAETVIFLIDKSDNYLPEEEDLNFISFAAHELRGPITVIRGYLDIITEEFAGRLQGDEQQLLERLTVSANRLSSYVDNILNVARFDRHHLKVYLLEDTVSNIYASISDDMQLRASTQHRLLSVNIPEDLPTVAADHGSIGEVIGNLIDNAIKYSFEGGSVTVSAEKKGDFVEISVADNGIGMPANVVNNLFHKFYRSHRSREAVAGTGIGLYICKAFVESHGGSITARSRENEGSVFSFTLPIYATVKDKLLEDGQLNNQLIRKGGGWIKNHAMYKG; the protein is encoded by the coding sequence ATGGCAATAGACCCAAAATCCAAAACCCTAAGAGAATACAAACAATATTACTATCAAAAAGTCATACTCGTATTATTGTCAGCAAATGCCTGCGTGATACTAGGACTAGCCACTACTCTTCATCTCACAGGATTATCTATTTCTCATCTAAACTTCTGGATTATCGTCCTCATAACAGCGATCTTACAGATTATATCCTCAATTTCCATCGTTAAAATTATCACCGCTCCGCTTAATAAAATATTAGCCGCTTTGTCTCATAAGATTGGCGAGCTAACCACCGATACTCCACCCCGACCCAATGACAAACGTTACGAAAAAACTGGATTTAAGACCGCCCTTCAGGCAATTTATGGCGACTACCAACCAGAAAAAAAGCCCACATCTACAGATAATCTAAAAACTCCGCTCGTTCAAGGCCTCAACCAAACCAGCACCGGCGTCATCATACTTGATAAAAATCAAAAAATTATCTTTGCTAATTCCGCCGCGCCGATTTCTCGAAACTCCAATGGCGAAGATTTTTTGGCGCTAGACTTCATCAACGAACCAACAATTTCCGACTGGCTCCACGAGATTTCTAACGAAAAAATTAAAGCAGAACGACGTTGGCGCCGTATCAGCACTAACCCCGATATCATCCAAAATTCACGCATTTTTGATGTTGTGGCCTCATTTGAAAAAGGCACTGTTGCAGAGACTGTTATTTTCCTCATCGATAAGTCTGACAATTATTTACCAGAAGAAGAGGACCTTAATTTCATATCATTTGCCGCCCATGAGCTTCGTGGTCCGATTACTGTTATTCGAGGCTATCTGGATATTATCACTGAAGAATTTGCTGGGCGACTGCAGGGTGACGAGCAACAGCTGCTTGAAAGGTTAACGGTGTCTGCTAACCGCCTATCAAGCTACGTCGACAATATCCTTAATGTAGCACGATTTGATAGACATCATCTGAAGGTCTACCTCCTGGAAGATACCGTTTCGAATATTTACGCCTCAATCTCTGACGATATGCAGCTACGTGCCTCGACCCAGCACCGCCTACTTAGTGTCAATATTCCAGAAGATTTACCGACTGTGGCTGCTGATCATGGCAGCATCGGGGAAGTAATCGGTAATCTAATTGATAACGCTATTAAATATAGTTTTGAGGGCGGATCCGTGACCGTCTCGGCAGAGAAAAAGGGTGACTTCGTAGAAATATCCGTAGCTGACAACGGAATTGGAATGCCCGCTAACGTTGTAAATAATCTATTCCACAAGTTTTACCGCTCACATCGATCACGTGAAGCTGTAGCCGGCACGGGTATTGGCCTTTACATTTGCAAGGCTTTCGTAGAATCGCATGGCGGTTCGATTACTGCTCGCTCCCGTGAGAATGAAGGCTCAGTTTTCTCATTTACCCTACCAATTTACGCCACAGTTAAAGATAAATTGCTAGAAGACGGCCAATTAAATAATCAATTGATACGAAAGGGCGGCGGCTGGATAAAAAATCACGCCATGTACAAGGGTTAG
- a CDS encoding DUF4367 domain-containing protein yields the protein MTSKNYVVINGRAYNTITGMVMDDIDVKKTEVKKVQPINNRGTAVSNIHANHIQKSSTLNRRHVKMPQRTALAAKPQKTRASVQQHVAVKKFATPTVSKPTPERIVVNRPAEAHPVIRRAQNRNLSVNGKLRKERRPLDTNNNPLVAPKKVEKPAIKTAKELKNEAIEKALSNEITSNKKARRRQKKGSALRWLNTFSVGLAVMLLGGYLTYLSMPNISIRMAAIQSGIDAKYPGYKPDGYALNGPIKFKSGEVSMRYAYADGSSAYTITQQKSSWNSSAVKEFFSEKYKSPNTTMIDGLTIYSGGKEAAWVNGGILYQISGDANLSNDQIQKIATSL from the coding sequence ATGACGAGTAAAAATTATGTAGTCATCAATGGGCGAGCCTACAACACCATAACTGGCATGGTGATGGATGACATTGATGTAAAGAAAACTGAAGTAAAAAAAGTGCAGCCAATCAACAACCGCGGTACCGCAGTATCAAACATCCATGCTAATCACATTCAAAAATCGAGTACTTTAAATCGTCGACATGTTAAGATGCCGCAACGTACAGCACTAGCTGCCAAACCCCAGAAGACCCGTGCTTCTGTACAGCAACATGTTGCCGTAAAGAAATTTGCTACGCCAACAGTCAGCAAGCCAACCCCAGAGAGAATTGTCGTTAATCGCCCAGCTGAAGCTCATCCTGTCATTCGTCGTGCCCAAAACAGAAATCTTAGCGTTAATGGCAAACTACGAAAAGAGCGTCGACCGCTAGATACCAATAATAATCCACTAGTTGCCCCGAAAAAAGTCGAAAAGCCAGCCATAAAAACCGCTAAAGAATTAAAAAATGAGGCTATCGAAAAAGCCTTATCAAATGAAATTACTAGCAATAAAAAAGCTCGACGACGCCAGAAAAAAGGCAGCGCACTACGCTGGTTGAATACCTTTTCTGTTGGTCTTGCGGTAATGCTACTTGGCGGCTATTTGACATATCTAAGTATGCCAAACATTTCCATAAGGATGGCGGCAATTCAGTCAGGAATTGACGCCAAATATCCAGGTTACAAACCAGACGGCTATGCACTAAACGGTCCAATTAAATTCAAATCAGGCGAAGTCAGCATGCGCTATGCCTATGCTGACGGCAGCTCAGCTTACACTATAACCCAACAAAAAAGCAGCTGGAACTCATCAGCCGTCAAGGAATTCTTCTCCGAAAAATATAAATCACCAAATACTACGATGATTGATGGGCTAACAATTTACAGCGGCGGTAAAGAAGCCGCTTGGGTGAACGGCGGAATTTTATACCAGATTAGCGGCGATGCTAATCTCTCTAACGATCAAATCCAGAAAATTGCAACCAGTCTGTAG
- a CDS encoding response regulator transcription factor → MIKTILCVEDDRFIGEMYVRSLQKAGYDVTWVVDGNDGLVAARNQQFDLIILDLMLPEQRGDQILNSLRNNDVDLIPNSKVLIMTNFEQDESSRKSVMGRVDGYLIKADITPRNLIEVVKQMDNDKS, encoded by the coding sequence ATGATAAAGACAATTTTATGCGTAGAAGATGACCGATTTATTGGCGAAATGTATGTCAGAAGTCTGCAAAAAGCCGGCTATGATGTAACATGGGTGGTTGACGGCAATGATGGGCTGGTAGCAGCGCGTAATCAGCAATTTGATCTAATTATTCTGGACTTGATGCTGCCAGAGCAGCGCGGTGATCAGATTTTAAATTCACTCCGTAATAATGATGTCGATCTAATCCCAAATAGCAAGGTGCTGATTATGACTAATTTCGAGCAAGATGAGTCTTCTCGCAAGTCTGTGATGGGTCGCGTCGATGGCTATCTGATTAAAGCCGACATTACGCCACGCAACCTCATTGAAGTCGTTAAGCAGATGGACAATGATAAATCATAA
- a CDS encoding sortase: protein MYPTDDQSNGRVGMPQSDQRRPLAPPARDPAASQSAAADVIRGQLDAIYARSEDYQATPQQPQPQTKPNGNPTNETRPQYISSQQTPQVQSNSDQKASSGHAMRTAPITQETPTDQPEKKSDTVISPVQNKTSTIHTQVSADQWKQYHSAWQKYYQMYYERYYAENINAKNREISRLNRENRHANSDADEPLDPQKVAIKELRSQIQQKVRDSAKKVKKSRHFIPAIAGLSVLLIFMFLQYNRIIFGAVAAYTTPGAIDPQNIIVDASTDVTVSSESRIIIPKINVDAPVVYGAASDTKSQSEAMRRGVAHFSIPGASAVPGQVGNAVFAAHSSNDAFAAGDYKFVFAQNEKLVKGDIIYMNYNSKRYTYKITSTEVVMPNEVSKVQLTTDKPMLTLVSCVPLGTAEKRLLIFAEQISPDPNKATATTEPSTSQPQNNKSAIPGKPEPTLIERLFGR from the coding sequence ATGTATCCGACGGATGATCAATCAAACGGTCGAGTGGGCATGCCGCAATCAGATCAGCGCCGACCTCTTGCGCCGCCAGCTCGTGATCCAGCAGCTTCGCAGAGCGCCGCTGCTGATGTTATTCGTGGACAGCTTGACGCTATCTATGCTCGATCAGAAGATTATCAAGCCACTCCCCAGCAGCCACAACCTCAAACTAAACCGAATGGCAATCCAACCAATGAAACTCGACCTCAATATATTAGCTCGCAGCAGACGCCTCAAGTTCAATCAAATTCCGACCAAAAAGCTAGCTCCGGCCACGCTATGCGAACAGCACCAATCACCCAGGAGACACCAACAGACCAGCCAGAAAAAAAATCAGACACCGTAATAAGCCCAGTCCAGAATAAAACTTCGACTATCCACACCCAAGTTTCAGCCGACCAATGGAAGCAGTATCATAGTGCTTGGCAAAAATACTACCAAATGTACTACGAGCGTTATTATGCTGAAAATATTAATGCAAAAAACCGTGAGATATCTAGGCTAAATAGGGAGAATAGGCATGCAAATTCAGACGCCGACGAGCCCCTAGACCCACAAAAGGTCGCCATAAAAGAGCTTCGTAGTCAAATTCAACAAAAAGTTCGAGATTCCGCCAAGAAGGTCAAAAAATCTCGCCATTTTATCCCGGCGATTGCTGGCCTGTCAGTACTACTAATCTTCATGTTTTTACAATATAATCGCATCATTTTTGGGGCAGTAGCCGCCTACACCACCCCTGGCGCAATTGATCCTCAGAATATTATTGTTGACGCGTCCACAGATGTTACGGTTAGCTCTGAATCTCGGATTATTATTCCTAAAATCAATGTTGATGCTCCAGTGGTTTATGGGGCTGCTAGCGACACAAAATCTCAGTCAGAAGCCATGAGGCGAGGAGTCGCCCACTTCTCAATTCCTGGAGCCAGCGCCGTGCCAGGCCAGGTAGGCAACGCGGTTTTTGCTGCACACTCCAGTAATGATGCCTTTGCTGCAGGCGACTATAAGTTTGTGTTTGCCCAGAATGAAAAACTAGTCAAGGGCGACATCATCTATATGAATTACAACAGTAAGCGCTACACTTATAAAATCACCTCCACCGAGGTCGTCATGCCAAACGAAGTCTCAAAGGTTCAGCTAACTACAGATAAGCCAATGTTGACACTAGTTAGCTGTGTTCCTTTAGGTACGGCAGAGAAGCGCTTATTGATTTTCGCTGAACAGATCAGCCCCGACCCAAATAAAGCCACCGCAACAACTGAACCTAGCACAAGTCAGCCGCAGAATAACAAATCTGCCATCCCAGGAAAACCCGAGCCAACACTTATAGAGAGATTATTCGGTAGGTAA
- a CDS encoding PEGA domain-containing protein, with translation MYRQRNRTKELARRAFVYTLMTLSLITLLVFLTFRMLGYTFNPNTKELQQTGLVQYESHPSGALVYVDDMELRRTSTKSTVLPGKHTFAMKLNEYEPWQKTLDIKSDTVTNLNYARLIPIKRETTEVKTFDSVQTISLSPNGGFLMGFGTKDKTPFMTVGDIRDTNKGKEKFTEYNLSISILAGYSLSADGHVFSVAEWDRDSRYVLVKHSYPAENNATGVQWLVFDRENPEKIIDVTTMTGLSVKQISFAGTGAHSVYILQESGELRRVDLDSSTISSPILTGVESFKLYGDDRLSYVSIIDGKKVAGIWKRDWKEPFVIGKFTTDKTPIIRTSRYFNKDTVVLAVGQDMTIYRGNISDSKDRQKEFLQTAKNIKTENATTSMTLDNAGRFIVAQKGAALQSYDLERKELSRVFNIGVAQEVKWLDNFYIRSVSANGKMEVREFDGTNAHTLLDVKSGMDSVLSANQRYVYGVTVNASGKFVLNKMNMDNGSIGLFN, from the coding sequence ATGTATCGACAAAGAAATCGTACTAAGGAACTCGCAAGGCGAGCCTTTGTGTACACGTTAATGACATTATCGCTTATTACTCTTCTGGTATTTTTAACTTTTAGAATGCTTGGCTATACATTTAATCCTAATACAAAAGAATTACAGCAAACGGGACTAGTCCAATACGAGTCTCATCCAAGCGGAGCGTTGGTCTATGTTGATGATATGGAGTTACGTAGGACCTCAACAAAGAGTACTGTGCTTCCAGGAAAGCATACATTTGCAATGAAGTTAAATGAATACGAGCCATGGCAGAAGACGCTGGATATTAAATCTGATACCGTAACCAATCTGAATTATGCCAGGCTTATTCCGATAAAACGCGAGACTACAGAGGTAAAAACGTTTGATTCGGTGCAGACCATCTCATTATCGCCGAACGGTGGTTTTTTGATGGGCTTTGGCACAAAGGATAAAACTCCATTCATGACTGTCGGTGATATCCGCGACACCAATAAGGGCAAAGAGAAATTTACGGAATATAATCTCAGTATAAGTATCTTGGCTGGCTATTCCCTGTCTGCTGATGGTCACGTATTTTCGGTGGCGGAATGGGACCGCGACTCGCGATACGTTTTAGTCAAGCACTCATATCCAGCAGAAAATAATGCCACGGGCGTGCAGTGGCTGGTTTTTGACAGAGAAAATCCGGAGAAGATTATCGACGTAACGACTATGACGGGCTTAAGCGTGAAGCAAATTAGTTTCGCAGGAACTGGCGCTCACTCGGTATATATTTTGCAGGAGAGCGGTGAGCTTCGTCGAGTTGATCTGGATAGCTCGACGATTTCTAGTCCAATTTTAACTGGCGTAGAATCATTTAAGCTATATGGCGACGACCGGCTATCTTACGTGTCGATTATTGACGGCAAAAAAGTCGCGGGTATTTGGAAGCGGGATTGGAAAGAGCCGTTCGTTATCGGTAAATTCACCACAGATAAGACGCCAATTATTCGGACCTCTCGCTATTTTAATAAAGACACTGTAGTTTTAGCGGTTGGTCAGGATATGACAATTTATAGAGGAAATATATCAGATTCTAAGGACCGACAGAAAGAATTTTTACAGACTGCAAAAAACATTAAGACTGAAAACGCAACGACAAGTATGACCCTGGATAATGCCGGGCGGTTTATAGTGGCACAAAAAGGTGCAGCGTTACAATCATACGATTTAGAGCGCAAAGAGTTGTCTCGGGTGTTTAATATTGGTGTTGCGCAAGAGGTGAAATGGCTTGATAATTTCTATATCCGTAGTGTATCGGCTAATGGAAAGATGGAGGTTCGTGAATTTGACGGCACTAACGCACATACTTTGCTGGACGTAAAAAGCGGCATGGATTCGGTTTTATCAGCTAACCAGCGTTATGTCTATGGAGTTACAGTTAACGCGTCTGGAAAATTTGTCCTGAATAAAATGAACATGGACAATGGCTCAATAGGATTATTTAACTAA